Proteins from a single region of Thalassophryne amazonica chromosome 22, fThaAma1.1, whole genome shotgun sequence:
- the parp12b gene encoding protein mono-ADP-ribosyltransferase PARP12b: MNSVQIQFATRLLCSNGGSMSLVQFHQNLLQNFSISDPDFLLTVDQCSRFLVVDGDRVEDGTVVAQTSLRLCSKYCNEECSGSGCQDLHLCRYFVYGTCRYSKARKPCKFSHDIHSDHNYPLLRECTLDNLNESELFLLLLQNDTTLLPQLCCHYNKGSGPYGDCRFLEKCTKLHLCKHFAHGECLFGHKCKRHHTIDEEVRLMLQGRGLSGDIIPHLPTIYQNNHHLHADSALSEMSLDSVFKLSQSDDLDQICLHFFLKTCKFQENCTRVHFHLPYLWEVFDGDMWMILQDMEDVERAFCDPCNTRSSGPWPVDFITMTQDGRPVRRLSTISSVTKPLHYRLTTEWRWFYQSSGGNWVEYGEPDEHQRTTSVSSRLLEEAYQANRRAEVKVIKGNKEYLVCFTDMRQRNLRQNTKRKIRRRPRFFSATDVEKQVAQ, translated from the exons ATGAACAGCGTACAAATTCAGTTCGCTACCAGGCTGCTGTGTTCCAACGGGGGCTCCATGTCCCTGGTCCAGTTCCACCAGAACCTGCTGCAGAACTTCTCTATCAGTGATCCAGACTTCCTCTTGACCGTGGATCAGTGCTCCAGGTTCCTGGTGGTGGACGGGGACCGGGTGGAGGATGGGACCGTGGTGGCCCAAACCTCTTTGAGACTGTGCAGTAAATATTGCAATGAGGAGTGTTCCGGGTCCGGATGTCAAGACCTTCACCTGTGCAGGTACTTTGTGTACGGGACCTGCAGGTACAGCAAGGCCAG AAAGCCGTGTAAGTTCTCCCACGACATTCATTCTGATCACAACTACCCGTTACTGAGAGAGTGCACGCTGGATAACCTTAACGAAAGTGAACTGTTCCTCCTGCTGCTGCAGAACGACACCACCTTGCTACCCCAG TTGTGCTGTCACTACAATAAAGGCTCGGGGCCCTACGGAGACTGCCGCTTCCTGGAAAAGTGCACCAAGCTGCACCTGTGCAAGCACTTTGCCCACGGCGAGTGTCTGTTTGGGCACAAGTGCAAGCGTCATCACACCATCGACGAGGAGGTCCGCCTCATGCTTCAGGGCAGAGGCCTGAGCGGTGACATCATTCCTCATCTGCCCACCATTTACCAGAACAACCATCACTTGCATGCTGACTCCGCCCTCTCAG AGATGAGTCTGGATTCAGTGTTTAAACTGTCCCAAAGTGACGACCTGGATCAGATCTGTCTGCACTTCTTTCTAAAAACCTGCAAGTTTCAGG AAAACTGCACGCGTGTGCACTTCCACCTGCCGTACCTGTGGGAGGTGTTTGATGGTGACATGTGGATGATTCTACAGGACATGGAGGATGTGGAACGAGCATTCTGTGACCCGTGCAATACAAGAAG CTCGGGCCCCTGGCCTGTGGATTTCATCACGATGACACAGGATGGCAGACCTGTCCGCCGTCTTTCTACCATTTCCTCGGTAACTAAACCGCTTCACTACCGCCTGACCACAGAGTGGCGCTGGTTCTACCAGAGCAGCGGTGGGAACTGGGTGGAGTATGGCGAACCG GACGAGCACCAGAGAACAACATCAGTGAGCTCACGGCTTCTGGAGGAGGCGTACCAAGCCAACAGAAGGgcagaggtcaaggtcatcaaAGGCAATAAAGAGTATTTAGTATGCTTCACAG ATATGAGGCAACGGAACTTAAGACAAAACACCAAGAGGAAGATTCGTCGCCGTCCGCGCTTTTTCTCTGCCACAGATGTGGAAAAACAAGTggctcagtaa